A genomic window from Parvularcula sp. LCG005 includes:
- a CDS encoding DUF2093 domain-containing protein, whose protein sequence is MVISSSALGGRQAVLQYLDADFDVVQPGDYVLCAVTGARILLDDLRYWSVDKQEAYCDAAAANTAYNKARENGEAF, encoded by the coding sequence ATGGTTATTTCATCCAGCGCCCTTGGGGGCCGCCAAGCCGTTCTGCAGTATCTTGATGCCGACTTCGACGTCGTCCAGCCGGGGGACTATGTCCTCTGCGCCGTGACAGGGGCGCGGATCTTGCTTGATGATCTGAGATATTGGAGCGTCGATAAGCAGGAAGCTTATTGCGATGCTGCTGCTGCAAATACTGCCTATAACAAGGCGCGCGAGAATGGAGAGGCGTTTTGA
- a CDS encoding M23 family metallopeptidase → MTRFSLMMVSALSVSACAAFAQPPVPSVSPTKKPAGNTVTSTPVAEEPQVEIVQDLANTKPAVPFETVLDGNLVQGGLVFGSTAPGTKVRLKSGDVTKTVAVDEAGNFVFGFDRDHGPTAVLVVTSPDGSSDSRELKIAPTAWKESVITVEESKANPYKKEDLDKIAADTALKNDARSRRADEALWTVGFEWPEQEGCISSPFGYRRIVNGTPRRFHSGVDVAAPDGMSPLDYVGTPVYAPADGYVRLANPDMFFEGGLVFIDHGQELETALMHMSKVDVKSGAFIRKGDKVGEVGSTGRVTGPHLHWSLKWQDRLVDPELVVDERPVCTD, encoded by the coding sequence TTGACCCGATTTAGCCTGATGATGGTGTCCGCATTGAGCGTTTCGGCGTGCGCGGCATTTGCCCAACCGCCGGTTCCCAGCGTCTCGCCCACCAAGAAGCCCGCCGGCAACACCGTGACATCAACGCCGGTTGCAGAGGAGCCTCAGGTCGAGATCGTCCAGGACCTTGCCAACACCAAACCCGCCGTGCCCTTCGAAACCGTACTGGACGGCAATCTGGTCCAGGGCGGACTGGTCTTCGGTTCCACCGCGCCCGGCACGAAGGTCCGCCTGAAAAGCGGCGATGTGACGAAGACCGTCGCCGTCGATGAAGCCGGTAATTTCGTTTTTGGTTTTGACCGCGATCATGGCCCGACTGCGGTGCTGGTGGTGACCAGCCCCGACGGCAGTAGCGATTCGCGCGAGCTGAAAATCGCTCCCACGGCCTGGAAAGAAAGCGTGATCACGGTCGAAGAGAGCAAGGCCAATCCCTACAAGAAGGAAGACCTCGATAAGATCGCCGCCGACACAGCGCTCAAGAACGATGCCCGCAGCCGCCGCGCGGATGAGGCCCTGTGGACAGTCGGTTTCGAATGGCCTGAGCAGGAGGGCTGCATCTCAAGCCCGTTTGGTTATCGCCGGATTGTCAACGGCACACCGCGCCGGTTCCATTCCGGGGTCGATGTTGCCGCGCCGGATGGTATGAGCCCACTCGACTATGTCGGCACGCCCGTTTACGCGCCGGCAGATGGCTATGTACGCCTTGCCAATCCTGACATGTTCTTCGAAGGCGGGCTCGTCTTCATCGACCATGGTCAGGAGCTGGAAACCGCACTCATGCACATGTCGAAAGTGGACGTGAAATCCGGGGCGTTCATCCGCAAGGGTGACAAGGTGGGCGAGGTTGGATCGACCGGCCGTGTCACCGGTCCGCACCTGCACTGGTCCCTGAAATGGCAGGACCGTCTGGTCGACCCTGAACTGGTCGTCGACGAGCGTCCCGTCTGCACGGATTAA